One window of Cydia fagiglandana chromosome 19, ilCydFagi1.1, whole genome shotgun sequence genomic DNA carries:
- the LOC134673880 gene encoding beta-1,3-galactosyltransferase 5-like, translating into MFTSCFSERQLYFINMRRRRICKFIASRKGLLFVLVTLPVFCVSWQLSQAVGRALTPPPPPDQNLQHLRANRSLVHYLDNINLLIEPSSVCQKRVPVLVLVTSTPSHYRHRDVIRNTWGKHQETYFFLGLTQDDDRMADVYIEAKQHSDLIVHELQDHYQNLTLKVALMLQWALHRCPRAEFVFKTDDDVMLNPRTLETVLEDNKGAALFGYKKENSVPHRDEYTKWYLPRWLYNEDLIPEYLSGTGYIINGKNLKEIFTAALHIPLINTEDVYFTYLVAKRALGLPLTHDRRLSPYKPWIFTCPYKNYASIHSLSPEEMVILWPKIQSLGESKFCSYFTSELLLY; encoded by the exons CAAGCCGCAAAGGCCTTCTCTTCGTGCTGGTCACACTGCCAGTTTTCTGCGTGTCCTGGCAGCTCAGCCAAGCGGTGGGCCGAGCGCTGACCCCGCCACCACCACCAGACCAGAATCTTCAACATTTGCGAGCTAATAGGAGTTTGGTTCATTATTTGGACAACAT AAACCTCCTCATAGAACCATCATCAGTCTGCCAGAAAAGGGTCCCGGTCCTCGTTCTAGTGACCAGCACCCCCTCCCACTATCGTCACCGTGACGTCATCAGAAATACTTGGGGGAAGCACCAGGAGACGTATTTCTTCCTCGGTCTTACCCAGGATGATGATCGAATG GCAGACGTCTACATCGAAGCTAAACAGCACAGCGACCTGATAGTCCATGAGCTCCAAGACCACTATCAGAACCTGACGCTGAAGGTGGCGCTGATGCTGCAGTGGGCGCTCCACCGCTGTCCGCGGGCAGAGTTCGTCTTCAAGACTGATGATGATGTGATGCTCAACCCGAGGACTTTGGAAACGGTGCTGGAGGATAATAAGGGTGCCGCGTTGTTTG GGTACAAGAAAGAGAACAGTGTACCGCACAGAGACGAGTACACCAAGTGGTACCTGCCTCGGTGGCTGTATAATGAAGACTTGATACCAGAATATCTATCCGGGACAGGATATATTATTAATG GTAAAAACCTAAAAGAGATTTTCACCGCCGCTCTTCACATCCCCCTTATCAACACGGAAGACGTCTACTTCACGTATCTCGTCGCCAAGAGAGCCCTAGGGCTTCCCCTCACCCACGACCGAAGACTGAGCCCATACAAGCCTTGGATATTCACTTGTCCGTACAAAAACTACGCCTCCATACATAGTCTTAGTCCTGAGGAGATGGTGATTCTATGGCCGAAGATTCAAAGTTTAGGggaaagtaaattttgtagttatTTCACTAGTGAGTTATTACTGTATTAG